In Halosegnis marinus, one genomic interval encodes:
- a CDS encoding response regulator transcription factor produces the protein MTDATDGRPHVLLVEDEPELADLYETWLSAEYEVTTAGDGPTALEAFDASVDVVLLDRRMPGMPGDEVLSVIRETDATARVAMVTAVEPDEDAVDLGFDDYLCKPAGRGDLLALVATLVRRAEYDADARRHFALARKIGLLETHLPARELAESEAYAELKAEFEALDVDLSARLSDSSPEDIRAAIAGR, from the coding sequence ATGACCGACGCCACCGACGGTCGGCCCCACGTCCTGCTCGTCGAGGACGAGCCGGAGCTGGCCGACCTGTACGAGACGTGGCTCTCGGCCGAGTACGAGGTGACGACGGCCGGGGACGGCCCGACCGCGCTGGAGGCGTTCGACGCGAGCGTGGACGTGGTGCTGCTCGACCGGCGGATGCCGGGGATGCCCGGCGACGAGGTGTTGTCCGTCATCCGCGAGACGGACGCGACCGCCCGGGTCGCGATGGTTACCGCGGTCGAGCCCGACGAGGACGCCGTCGACCTCGGCTTCGACGACTACCTGTGCAAGCCCGCGGGCCGCGGCGACCTGCTCGCGCTCGTCGCGACGCTCGTCCGCCGGGCCGAGTACGACGCCGACGCGCGGCGCCACTTCGCGCTCGCCCGCAAGATCGGCCTGCTGGAGACGCACCTGCCGGCCCGCGAGCTCGCGGAGTCGGAGGCGTACGCCGAACTCAAAGCCGAGTTCGAGGCGCTCGACGTGGACCTCTCCGCGCGGCTCTCGGACTCCTCCCCCGAGGACATCCGGGCCGCCATCGCCGGCCGGTAG
- a CDS encoding DUF1611 domain-containing protein, producing MTRRVALLAHEGFPDRAKTAVGVLRYADDEPVAVVDREIAEADPDARTTDYLDGVPDAPVVGRVADCPDFDALIIGVAPIGGGFNESWRPDVRAALEAGADVVAGLHYFLNDDEEFAALAAEHGGELWDVRKPPDDLGVAEGVARDLDTEVVLTVGTDCSTGKMTTTRELYEAAVDRGVDAAFVPTGQTGIVIEDWGIPVDRVVSDFAAGAVERMVRERADHDYLFVEGQGSIVHPAYSAVTTAILHGAMPDALVLCHEAGREAIHGYESFEIPNPGYVGGLYESLAEPVAPTEVVAGALNTKHLSDGDATDALDRYRSQVGAPVADPVRDGPGALLEAIL from the coding sequence ATGACACGACGCGTGGCCCTGTTGGCCCACGAGGGCTTTCCCGACCGGGCGAAGACGGCGGTCGGGGTGCTCCGGTACGCCGACGACGAGCCGGTGGCCGTGGTGGACCGCGAGATAGCCGAGGCCGACCCGGACGCCCGCACGACCGACTACCTCGACGGCGTGCCGGACGCGCCGGTCGTCGGGCGGGTCGCGGACTGCCCCGACTTCGACGCGCTGATCATCGGGGTCGCGCCCATCGGCGGCGGCTTCAACGAGTCGTGGCGGCCGGACGTGCGCGCCGCGCTCGAAGCGGGCGCGGACGTGGTCGCGGGACTCCACTACTTCCTGAACGACGACGAGGAGTTCGCGGCCCTCGCCGCGGAGCACGGCGGTGAGCTGTGGGACGTGCGAAAGCCCCCGGACGACCTCGGAGTGGCGGAGGGCGTGGCACGCGACCTCGACACGGAGGTCGTCCTCACCGTCGGCACCGACTGCTCGACGGGGAAGATGACGACGACGCGGGAGCTGTACGAGGCCGCCGTGGACCGGGGGGTGGACGCCGCGTTCGTCCCGACGGGCCAGACCGGCATCGTCATCGAGGACTGGGGCATCCCCGTGGACCGCGTGGTGAGCGACTTCGCGGCGGGCGCGGTCGAGCGGATGGTCCGCGAGCGCGCCGACCACGACTACCTGTTCGTCGAGGGGCAGGGAAGCATCGTCCACCCGGCGTACTCGGCGGTGACCACGGCCATCCTCCACGGGGCGATGCCGGACGCGCTGGTGTTGTGCCACGAGGCCGGCCGCGAGGCGATTCACGGCTACGAGTCGTTCGAGATACCGAACCCCGGCTACGTCGGGGGGCTGTACGAGTCGCTGGCCGAGCCGGTCGCCCCGACCGAGGTCGTCGCGGGCGCGCTCAACACGAAGCACCTCTCCGACGGCGACGCGACGGACGCGCTCGACCGCTACCGCTCGCAGGTGGGCGCGCCCGTCGCCGACCCGGTTCGCGACGGCCCCGGCGCGCTGCTGGAGGCGATCCTGTGA
- a CDS encoding endo-1,4-beta-xylanase, with amino-acid sequence MDRRAFLAAAATAGVAGCTAPGSRTPTGTTGATSEAALPDPPERPDGEWDATGEAWEARADERIADHRRGPLELRVTRDGDPVADAPVDLVLREHAVQFGTAYNVSRFRGLDADHPYRTWVGRLFGETVLENAHKWRQWTMPDGHARTHPVIEFLRSRGIAVDGAPVVWQREGEDVLPDAVFAAMDADDTDRLRALVRDHVRTLVGHNAADHDIRRWVLLNEQLDAHAVTDALSDAPPTRVPALREWFRVAAEAAPSAVLSVNEYDVLSRDRPAHRDRYADLVSFLSEGPLHEVGFQAHYTDPEGTVPPAELYRRLERFAGLGDHALAVTEFDTVGIGDPERAGDYLYRVLKTCYSHPALSAFRLWGFWDDQHWAGEAPLFFADWSRKPGFDAYADLLFDQWYTHERGRTDADGRFRVEGADLGRYRVAVAADGGVRTGTAAATDPEGTVARVRL; translated from the coding sequence ATGGACAGACGCGCCTTCCTCGCCGCCGCGGCGACGGCCGGGGTCGCCGGCTGTACCGCGCCGGGGTCGCGGACACCGACGGGGACGACCGGCGCGACGAGCGAGGCGGCCCTGCCCGACCCACCCGAGCGTCCCGACGGGGAGTGGGACGCCACGGGCGAGGCGTGGGAGGCCCGCGCCGACGAGCGCATCGCCGACCACCGGCGGGGCCCGCTCGAACTCCGGGTGACGCGCGACGGCGACCCCGTCGCGGACGCGCCGGTCGACCTCGTCCTCCGCGAGCACGCGGTGCAGTTCGGCACCGCGTACAACGTCTCGCGGTTCCGGGGGCTCGACGCCGACCACCCCTACCGGACGTGGGTCGGCCGGCTGTTCGGCGAGACCGTGCTGGAGAACGCCCACAAGTGGCGACAGTGGACCATGCCCGACGGCCACGCGCGCACCCACCCCGTCATCGAGTTCCTGCGCTCGCGGGGAATCGCGGTCGACGGCGCGCCCGTCGTCTGGCAGCGCGAGGGGGAGGACGTGCTCCCGGACGCGGTGTTCGCGGCGATGGACGCCGACGACACCGACCGGCTCCGCGCGCTCGTCCGCGACCACGTCCGCACGCTCGTCGGCCACAACGCCGCCGACCACGACATCCGGCGCTGGGTCCTCCTGAACGAACAGCTCGACGCCCACGCCGTGACGGACGCGCTCTCCGACGCCCCGCCGACGCGGGTGCCGGCGCTGCGCGAGTGGTTCCGCGTCGCCGCCGAGGCCGCACCCTCGGCCGTCCTCTCCGTGAACGAGTACGACGTGCTCTCGCGGGACCGCCCCGCTCATCGCGACCGCTACGCCGACCTCGTCTCCTTTCTCTCGGAGGGGCCGCTCCACGAGGTGGGCTTTCAGGCCCACTACACCGACCCCGAGGGGACCGTCCCGCCCGCGGAGCTGTACCGCCGGCTGGAGCGGTTCGCGGGCCTCGGCGACCACGCGCTCGCGGTGACGGAGTTCGACACCGTCGGCATCGGCGACCCCGAGCGCGCGGGCGACTACCTCTACCGGGTGCTGAAGACCTGCTACTCCCACCCGGCGCTGTCGGCGTTCCGGCTGTGGGGGTTCTGGGACGACCAGCACTGGGCCGGGGAGGCGCCGCTGTTCTTCGCCGACTGGTCGCGGAAGCCGGGCTTCGACGCCTACGCCGACCTGCTGTTCGACCAGTGGTACACCCACGAGCGCGGGCGGACGGACGCCGACGGGCGGTTCCGCGTCGAGGGGGCCGACCTCGGGCGCTACCGGGTCGCCGTCGCCGCCGACGGCGGGGTGCGGACGGGGACGGCCGCCGCGACGGACCCCGAGGGAACCGTCGCCCGGGTACGGCTCTAG
- a CDS encoding PaaI family thioesterase — protein sequence MHDSHYAKLERMYLDSPMSEDYDADISIGEGEAEVRLPVKEKQFHAAGAVHGSVYFKALDDAAFFAANSLVEDVFVLTTNFNIHLTRPVSEGTVRAEGRVVNDHPRQRIAEAVAYDDDGNQLARGSGTFVESSVELTPDIGYE from the coding sequence GTGCACGACAGCCACTACGCGAAGCTCGAACGGATGTACCTCGACTCCCCCATGAGCGAGGACTACGACGCCGACATCTCCATCGGCGAGGGCGAGGCCGAGGTCCGCCTCCCCGTCAAGGAGAAGCAGTTCCACGCCGCCGGCGCGGTCCACGGCTCGGTGTACTTCAAGGCGCTCGACGACGCCGCCTTCTTCGCCGCGAACTCGCTGGTCGAGGACGTCTTCGTGTTGACGACGAACTTCAACATCCACCTCACCCGGCCCGTCTCCGAGGGGACGGTTCGCGCCGAGGGCCGGGTCGTCAACGACCACCCGCGCCAGCGCATCGCCGAGGCCGTCGCGTACGACGACGACGGGAACCAGCTGGCCCGCGGCTCGGGCACCTTCGTGGAGTCGAGCGTCGAGCTGACGCCCGACATCGGCTACGAGTAG
- a CDS encoding O-acetylhomoserine aminocarboxypropyltransferase/cysteine synthase family protein: MSDDPDSRSIATDSLHAGQEPDPATGARAPPLYQTTSFVFDDAEDAAEQFALEKPGYIYSRLMNPTLETLQERLAALEGGVGAAVTSSGMAAFDLTNFILAEAGDNVVSSTSLYGGTYTYLTHTVERRGVTTRFVDTLDYDAYEEAIDEDTAYVHLETVGNPALDTPDIERIADIAHENDTPLFVDNTFATPALCKPLDHGADLVWNSTTKWLHGSGTTVGGVVVDGGSFPWGDHPEKYPELAQDNPAYHGVNFVETFGEAAFTYAAIARGLRDLGNQQSPFDAWQTIQGIETLPLRMERHCENAMLVAERLEAHPDVEWVNYPGLESHPTHENATKYLDGGYGGMITFGVAGGYEAARKTVESTDLASLLANVGDAKTLIIHPASTTHQQLTDEEKEASGVTDELVRLSVGIEDPAEIIADLEAAIEAAT, translated from the coding sequence ATGAGCGACGACCCAGACTCGCGTTCGATAGCGACCGACTCGCTGCACGCCGGCCAGGAGCCGGACCCCGCGACGGGCGCTCGCGCGCCCCCGCTGTACCAGACGACCTCGTTCGTCTTCGACGACGCCGAGGACGCGGCCGAGCAGTTCGCCCTGGAGAAGCCGGGGTACATCTACTCGCGGCTGATGAACCCGACGCTGGAGACGCTCCAGGAGCGGCTGGCCGCCCTCGAAGGCGGCGTCGGCGCGGCCGTCACCTCCTCCGGGATGGCCGCGTTCGACCTCACGAACTTCATCCTCGCCGAGGCGGGCGACAACGTCGTCAGTTCGACCTCGCTGTACGGGGGGACCTACACCTACCTCACCCACACCGTCGAGCGCCGGGGCGTGACCACGCGGTTCGTGGACACCCTCGACTACGACGCCTACGAGGAGGCCATCGACGAGGACACGGCGTACGTCCACCTCGAAACCGTCGGGAACCCCGCGCTCGACACCCCCGACATCGAGCGCATCGCCGACATCGCCCACGAGAACGACACGCCGCTGTTCGTGGACAACACCTTCGCGACGCCCGCGCTCTGCAAGCCGCTCGACCACGGCGCGGACCTCGTGTGGAACTCCACGACGAAGTGGCTCCACGGCTCCGGCACCACCGTGGGCGGCGTCGTCGTCGACGGCGGCTCCTTCCCGTGGGGCGACCACCCCGAGAAGTACCCCGAACTCGCACAGGACAACCCCGCCTACCACGGCGTGAACTTCGTCGAGACGTTCGGCGAGGCGGCGTTCACCTACGCGGCCATCGCCCGCGGCCTGCGCGACCTCGGCAACCAACAGTCGCCCTTCGACGCGTGGCAGACGATACAGGGCATCGAGACGCTCCCGCTCCGGATGGAGCGCCACTGCGAGAACGCGATGCTCGTCGCCGAACGGCTGGAGGCCCACCCGGACGTCGAATGGGTGAACTACCCCGGCCTCGAGTCCCACCCGACCCACGAGAACGCCACGAAGTACCTCGACGGGGGGTACGGCGGGATGATAACCTTCGGCGTCGCGGGCGGCTACGAGGCGGCCCGGAAGACGGTCGAATCGACGGACCTCGCCAGCCTGCTCGCCAACGTCGGCGACGCGAAGACGCTCATCATCCACCCGGCGAGTACGACCCATCAGCAGCTCACCGACGAGGAGAAGGAAGCGTCTGGCGTGACGGACGAACTCGTGCGGCTCTCGGTCGGCATCGAGGACCCCGCGGAGATAATCGCCGACCTCGAAGCGGCCATCGAGGCGGCGACCTGA
- the thrS gene encoding threonine--tRNA ligase, with amino-acid sequence MSEVTVTLPDGSELSVPEGSSVEDVAYEIGPGLGADTVAGVVNGELVDKVDPVADGDRVVIVTDQSDEYLQVLRHSAAHVFAQALQRLFPEAKLTIGPPTDDGFYYDVTEVDLDESDLDEIESEMESILDADYAIERVERSREAALDLYADNEYKRDILNTEAADEDTVSFYVQDDWQDLCQGPHVDSTGEIGAVKLLNISASYWRGDEENDTLTRVYGTAFGSESALEEFLDMREEAKERDHRKLGQEMDLFSIDETTGPGLPLYHPAGKTVLRELSEFAGRLNREAGYEEVETPHLFRTELWKKSGHYDNYVDDMFLLDVNDEEYGLKPMNCPGHATIFDQSNWSYRDFPVRYFENGKVYRKEQRGELSGLSRVWSFTIDDGHLFVRPDQIRAEIEQVIELIFEVVETLGLDVEVALATRPEKSVGSDEIWEQAESQLRDVLDSGGYEYDIEDGDGAFYGPKIDFGFEDALGRVWDGPTVQLDFNMPERFDLSYTGEDNEEHRPVMIHRALYGSYERFFMVLIEHFDGNFPTWLAPEQVRILPISDDQLGYAHRVKNELGDHRIEVDDRDWTIGRKIRAGHDDRVPYMLVVGGNEAEAGTVSVRDRFENEANDVDPEAFRDHLDEEIAERTIEPDFLAE; translated from the coding sequence ATGAGCGAGGTCACGGTCACGCTGCCCGACGGCTCCGAACTCTCCGTCCCGGAGGGGTCGTCCGTCGAGGACGTGGCCTACGAGATCGGTCCCGGACTCGGGGCCGACACGGTCGCGGGCGTCGTCAACGGCGAACTCGTGGACAAGGTCGACCCGGTCGCGGACGGCGACCGCGTCGTCATCGTCACCGACCAGTCCGACGAGTACCTGCAGGTGCTGCGCCACTCCGCGGCCCACGTGTTCGCACAGGCGCTCCAGCGCCTCTTCCCCGAGGCGAAGCTCACCATCGGCCCGCCGACGGACGACGGCTTCTACTACGACGTGACCGAGGTCGACCTCGACGAGAGCGACCTCGACGAGATAGAGTCGGAGATGGAGTCGATACTCGACGCCGACTACGCCATCGAGCGGGTCGAGCGCTCCCGCGAGGCGGCGCTCGACCTGTACGCGGACAACGAGTACAAGCGGGACATCCTGAACACGGAGGCAGCCGACGAGGACACGGTCTCCTTCTACGTGCAGGACGACTGGCAGGACCTCTGTCAGGGCCCGCACGTCGACTCGACGGGGGAGATCGGCGCGGTGAAGCTGCTCAACATCTCGGCGTCGTACTGGCGCGGCGACGAGGAGAACGACACGCTGACGCGGGTGTACGGGACGGCCTTCGGGTCGGAGTCGGCCCTGGAGGAGTTCCTGGACATGCGCGAGGAGGCGAAGGAGCGCGACCACCGGAAGCTCGGACAGGAGATGGACCTCTTCTCCATCGACGAGACGACCGGCCCGGGGCTCCCGCTGTACCACCCGGCCGGCAAGACGGTGCTCCGCGAGCTCTCCGAGTTCGCCGGCCGGCTCAACCGGGAGGCGGGCTACGAGGAGGTCGAGACCCCGCACCTGTTCCGCACGGAGCTGTGGAAGAAGTCCGGCCACTACGATAACTACGTCGACGACATGTTCCTCCTCGACGTGAACGACGAGGAGTACGGGCTGAAACCGATGAACTGCCCGGGCCACGCGACCATCTTCGACCAGTCGAACTGGTCGTACCGCGACTTCCCGGTTCGCTACTTCGAGAACGGGAAGGTGTACCGGAAGGAACAGCGGGGGGAGCTCTCGGGGCTCTCCCGCGTCTGGTCGTTCACCATCGACGACGGCCACCTGTTCGTCCGGCCGGACCAGATCCGTGCGGAGATCGAGCAGGTCATCGAACTCATCTTCGAGGTGGTGGAGACGCTGGGACTCGACGTGGAGGTCGCGCTCGCCACCCGGCCCGAGAAGTCCGTCGGCTCCGACGAGATATGGGAGCAGGCGGAGTCGCAGCTGCGCGACGTCCTCGACTCGGGCGGCTACGAGTACGACATCGAGGACGGCGACGGCGCGTTCTACGGGCCGAAGATCGACTTCGGGTTCGAGGACGCGCTCGGCCGGGTCTGGGACGGGCCGACCGTCCAGCTCGACTTCAACATGCCCGAGCGGTTCGACCTCTCGTACACCGGCGAGGACAACGAGGAACACCGTCCGGTCATGATACACCGCGCGCTGTACGGCTCCTACGAGCGCTTCTTCATGGTTCTCATCGAGCACTTCGACGGGAACTTCCCGACGTGGCTCGCGCCCGAGCAGGTGCGTATCCTCCCCATCTCGGACGACCAACTCGGCTACGCCCACCGCGTGAAGAACGAACTCGGCGACCACCGCATCGAGGTGGACGACCGGGACTGGACCATCGGACGGAAGATACGCGCCGGCCACGACGACCGCGTCCCGTACATGCTCGTCGTCGGCGGGAACGAGGCGGAGGCGGGCACCGTCTCCGTGCGCGACCGCTTCGAGAACGAGGCGAACGACGTCGACCCCGAGGCGTTCCGCGACCACCTCGACGAGGAAATCGCCGAACGGACCATCGAACCGGACTTCCTCGCCGAGTAA
- a CDS encoding Vms1/Ankzf1 family peptidyl-tRNA hydrolase — MLDDLLGRTELKERIEELEEEVRHLERERDAESERRREAVAARQEAEEELNRLEDRIADLEGRVEEDEDGSVGPRRRERLAGGRRDEVLARLRSLETGPEGALTAVVPDGHDLPEAVREAFGDRAPAVASAAPCVAYADDAGLVSATLRPALLPDERVEWADGFAAPDEWYRPTGRFAFALVRSDTFALGVYEGADRESLTGFTTDVMDNHSKGGFSQGRFERLRDGQIRDHLKRCRAAVAEADADRLYVAGESTLLGEFDADATASVDATGDPDEAIDAAFRDFWSARLVAV; from the coding sequence ATGCTCGACGACCTGCTCGGCCGCACCGAACTGAAGGAGCGCATCGAGGAACTGGAGGAGGAGGTCCGCCACCTCGAACGCGAGCGCGACGCCGAGAGCGAGCGCCGGCGCGAGGCCGTCGCCGCGCGACAGGAGGCCGAGGAGGAACTGAACCGGCTGGAGGACCGCATCGCCGACCTCGAGGGGCGGGTCGAGGAGGACGAGGATGGGAGCGTCGGGCCGCGGCGGCGCGAGCGACTGGCCGGGGGGCGCCGCGACGAGGTGCTCGCGCGCCTGCGGAGCCTCGAAACGGGCCCCGAGGGCGCGCTCACCGCCGTCGTTCCCGACGGCCACGACCTGCCCGAGGCGGTCCGCGAGGCGTTCGGCGACCGCGCGCCCGCCGTGGCGAGCGCCGCGCCGTGTGTCGCCTACGCCGACGACGCGGGCCTCGTGAGCGCGACGCTCCGGCCCGCCCTGCTCCCCGACGAGCGCGTCGAGTGGGCCGACGGCTTCGCCGCGCCCGACGAGTGGTACCGGCCCACCGGCCGGTTCGCCTTCGCGCTGGTGCGCTCGGACACCTTCGCGCTCGGCGTGTACGAGGGGGCCGACCGCGAGTCGCTGACCGGCTTCACGACCGACGTGATGGACAACCACTCGAAGGGCGGCTTCTCGCAGGGGCGCTTCGAGCGGCTCCGCGACGGACAGATACGCGACCACCTGAAGCGGTGCCGCGCGGCCGTCGCCGAGGCGGACGCCGACCGCCTCTACGTCGCCGGCGAGTCCACCCTGCTCGGGGAGTTCGACGCCGACGCGACGGCGAGCGTGGACGCGACGGGCGACCCCGACGAGGCCATCGACGCCGCCTTCCGCGACTTCTGGTCGGCGCGGCTCGTCGCGGTCTGA
- a CDS encoding translation initiation factor IF-2 subunit beta encodes MDYDSLLDRAHESMPDGPNEGGDRLQVPDPEGETDGAFTRLTNLDRIADALARDPEHLHRFIQREFGTNGQYEDGRGRYNGSFTLADFENAVDAYSDEYVLCSECGLPDTRLVREDGVQMLRCTACGAFRPVQKRRSTTSRSRPTVETGGTYEVEITGTGRKGDGVANKGKYTIFVPGASEGQTVRVRIDNTSGDLAFASLVN; translated from the coding sequence ATGGACTACGATTCTCTGCTCGACCGGGCACACGAGTCGATGCCCGACGGGCCGAACGAAGGGGGCGACCGCCTGCAGGTCCCCGACCCCGAGGGGGAGACTGACGGCGCGTTCACCCGACTGACGAACCTCGACCGCATCGCCGACGCGCTGGCGCGCGACCCGGAACACCTCCACCGCTTCATCCAGCGCGAGTTCGGGACGAACGGGCAGTACGAGGACGGCCGCGGCCGCTACAACGGGTCGTTCACGCTCGCCGACTTCGAGAACGCCGTCGACGCGTACAGCGACGAGTACGTCCTCTGTTCGGAGTGCGGCCTCCCCGACACGCGGCTCGTCCGCGAGGACGGCGTCCAGATGCTCCGGTGTACCGCCTGTGGCGCGTTCCGCCCCGTCCAGAAGCGCCGCTCGACCACCTCCCGGAGCCGACCGACCGTCGAGACCGGCGGCACCTACGAGGTGGAGATAACGGGGACCGGCCGGAAGGGCGACGGCGTCGCCAACAAGGGGAAGTACACCATCTTCGTCCCGGGCGCGAGCGAGGGCCAGACGGTCCGCGTCCGCATCGACAACACCAGCGGCGACCTCGCGTTCGCGTCGCTCGTCAACTGA
- a CDS encoding DUF6498-containing protein: protein MNGSDFVPPRLVAGAASLLVANTVPLVGLAVWGWSAFDVLVLYWLESAVIGLLTLPRILLARGVGESVVASVLFGVSAYQGPGAGGPGERIGLTLGFVVMYGFLWLAHGVFLFVFPTMSFGDAAWFPGVSVATFALLVPAAGAMVLSHGVSFVVNYLAGGEFRRRSPMQATFTPLTRAVVLHYAVLVGGIAMVVYDTPLWSVVLLVVGKTVLDLVAHLAEHVPLAYR, encoded by the coding sequence GTGAACGGCTCCGACTTCGTCCCACCGCGACTCGTCGCGGGTGCGGCCTCCCTCCTCGTCGCCAACACCGTTCCGCTCGTCGGGCTGGCCGTCTGGGGTTGGTCGGCCTTCGACGTGCTCGTCCTCTACTGGCTCGAATCCGCCGTCATCGGACTGCTCACGCTGCCGCGGATCCTCCTCGCACGCGGGGTCGGCGAGTCGGTCGTCGCGTCGGTGTTGTTCGGCGTCAGCGCGTATCAGGGGCCGGGTGCGGGCGGCCCGGGCGAGCGAATCGGCCTCACGCTGGGGTTCGTCGTCATGTACGGCTTCCTCTGGCTCGCCCACGGCGTCTTCTTGTTCGTGTTCCCGACGATGTCGTTCGGCGATGCCGCGTGGTTTCCGGGTGTGTCCGTGGCGACGTTCGCCCTCCTCGTGCCGGCCGCGGGCGCGATGGTGCTGAGCCACGGCGTCTCCTTCGTCGTGAACTACCTCGCCGGCGGGGAGTTCAGACGTCGCTCCCCGATGCAGGCCACGTTCACGCCGCTGACGCGGGCGGTCGTCCTCCACTACGCCGTCCTCGTCGGCGGTATCGCGATGGTCGTCTACGACACGCCGCTCTGGAGCGTCGTCCTCCTGGTCGTGGGCAAGACGGTTCTCGACCTCGTGGCCCATCTCGCGGAGCACGTCCCGCTCGCGTACCGCTGA
- a CDS encoding HalX domain-containing protein: MSTNGPGARVLLAEDEEGLATLYASWLREHHEVTVVADGTAALEAYDGHDVVLLDRMMPELSGGETLGALRDRGIDVPVAMVTAVEPDLDLAGMPFDEYLYKPVPRADLREAVSRLAARGAYDDRLRRHYALAAKLATLEEHVPASELAGSEAYAELEAEFAALDADLFDAGGDLDDDDLAAVLRGGDA; encoded by the coding sequence ATGTCCACGAACGGCCCCGGAGCCCGGGTGTTGCTCGCCGAGGACGAGGAGGGGCTGGCGACGCTGTACGCCTCGTGGCTCCGCGAGCACCACGAGGTGACCGTCGTCGCCGACGGGACCGCGGCGCTGGAGGCCTACGACGGCCACGACGTCGTGTTGCTCGACCGGATGATGCCGGAGCTGAGCGGCGGGGAGACGCTCGGCGCGCTCCGCGACCGCGGAATCGACGTGCCGGTGGCGATGGTCACGGCGGTGGAACCCGACCTCGACCTCGCCGGGATGCCGTTCGACGAGTACCTCTACAAGCCCGTGCCGCGCGCGGACCTCCGCGAGGCCGTCTCGCGGCTCGCGGCCCGCGGCGCGTACGACGACCGCCTCCGCCGCCACTACGCGCTCGCGGCGAAGCTCGCGACCCTGGAGGAACACGTTCCCGCGAGCGAACTGGCCGGCTCCGAGGCGTACGCCGAACTCGAAGCCGAGTTCGCGGCGCTCGACGCCGACCTGTTCGACGCGGGCGGCGACCTCGACGACGACGACCTCGCCGCCGTCCTCCGGGGTGGCGACGCGTGA
- a CDS encoding dipeptide epimerase has product MNAAVERVTLDLAEPFGIARGTQTTAENVVVELTHEGLTGVGAAAPSAHYGETPDTVEAVLPDLLDALPEDPHDLDAAHAAMDEVVAGNAAAKAAVDIALHDLVSELHGLPLYRYLGLDASETPVSSFTVGLADTDEMARKAREAAAAGHSVLKVKLGTDRDLDIVEAVTDAAPDARLRVDANEAWTPAEAIRKCEALAGRVEFVEQPVAASNPAGARRAFEASPVPIAADESLVTASDVPGAARVADIANVKLMKCGGVRPAVEAFHAARAHGMETMLGCMVESNAAIAAGVHLAPLLDYADLDGSLLLAEGSDPFAGPPVPELDPTDTATGTGAHRR; this is encoded by the coding sequence GTGAACGCCGCCGTCGAGCGGGTGACGCTCGACCTCGCGGAGCCGTTCGGCATCGCCCGCGGGACACAGACGACCGCCGAGAACGTCGTCGTCGAACTGACCCACGAGGGGCTGACGGGGGTGGGCGCGGCCGCGCCGTCCGCCCACTACGGCGAGACCCCCGACACCGTCGAGGCCGTCCTCCCCGACCTGCTCGACGCCCTGCCCGAGGACCCCCACGACCTCGACGCGGCCCACGCCGCGATGGACGAGGTCGTCGCGGGCAACGCGGCGGCGAAGGCGGCGGTCGATATCGCGCTCCACGACCTCGTCTCCGAACTGCACGGCCTTCCCCTGTATCGCTACCTCGGCCTCGACGCGAGCGAGACGCCCGTCTCGTCGTTCACCGTCGGCCTGGCCGACACCGACGAGATGGCGCGGAAGGCCCGGGAGGCGGCCGCCGCCGGCCACTCCGTGCTGAAGGTGAAGCTCGGGACGGACCGCGACCTCGACATCGTCGAGGCGGTGACCGACGCCGCGCCCGACGCGCGCCTGCGCGTCGACGCGAACGAGGCGTGGACGCCCGCCGAGGCGATACGGAAGTGCGAGGCGCTCGCGGGGCGCGTCGAGTTCGTCGAACAGCCGGTGGCGGCGTCGAACCCGGCGGGCGCCCGGCGCGCCTTCGAGGCCTCGCCCGTCCCCATCGCCGCGGACGAGTCGCTGGTGACCGCGAGCGACGTGCCCGGGGCCGCCCGCGTCGCCGACATCGCCAACGTGAAACTGATGAAGTGCGGCGGCGTCCGGCCCGCGGTCGAGGCGTTCCACGCGGCGCGCGCCCACGGGATGGAGACGATGCTCGGCTGCATGGTCGAGTCGAACGCCGCCATCGCCGCGGGCGTCCACCTCGCGCCGCTGCTCGACTACGCGGACCTCGACGGCTCGCTCCTGCTCGCGGAGGGGTCGGACCCCTTCGCCGGGCCGCCCGTCCCCGAACTCGACCCGACGGACACGGCGACCGGCACCGGGGCGCACCGCCGATGA